One Deltaproteobacteria bacterium genomic region harbors:
- a CDS encoding type II toxin-antitoxin system VapB family antitoxin has product MAQANYDLPEEKLTKVKKLAQVPTKKQAIIVALDEYIRRKKIERLISLRGKIRLKWTQSSLKKYRG; this is encoded by the coding sequence ATGGCCCAGGCTAATTACGACCTTCCCGAAGAGAAACTGACCAAGGTTAAAAAACTGGCGCAGGTGCCGACGAAAAAACAGGCGATTATCGTGGCGCTTGACGAATACATCCGCCGAAAAAAAATCGAGCGCCTGATATCGCTTCGCGGTAAAATTCGCCTCAAGTGGACGCAGTCCTCCCTGAAAAAATACCGTGGATAA
- a CDS encoding type II toxin-antitoxin system RelE/ParE family toxin: MQTKNRKCLRGLVAGFQFEEPLWELRIGEWRIFYDVDEEAKVIVVRVVRLKETGKTTKEIV, translated from the coding sequence ATGCAAACAAAGAATCGTAAATGCCTTAGAGGGCTGGTTGCGGGCTTTCAATTTGAAGAACCGCTTTGGGAATTGCGTATCGGCGAGTGGCGAATATTTTATGACGTCGATGAAGAAGCAAAGGTGATTGTCGTTCGGGTCGTTCGGCTCAAGGAAACAGGCAAGACAACAAAGGAGATCGTATGA
- a CDS encoding PIN domain-containing protein — MDKFIVDSSIWIDFFKGRLPDAVAAGLAAGLKNDQAVVTDIIVHELLVGAGSKKHYQELKNLFSALPLIRIEVHALEDFNLFGWNLARKGLLGKYTDLTIAYLSHLHHYPLLSLDGYFQRLGERGIIQVIRF, encoded by the coding sequence GTGGATAAATTCATTGTCGACTCCAGCATTTGGATCGATTTCTTTAAAGGACGCCTCCCCGATGCGGTTGCCGCCGGTTTGGCCGCGGGGCTTAAGAACGACCAGGCCGTGGTGACCGATATTATTGTTCACGAACTTCTTGTGGGGGCCGGGAGCAAAAAGCATTATCAGGAACTCAAAAATCTCTTTTCGGCACTGCCGCTCATTCGGATTGAAGTTCATGCCCTGGAGGATTTTAATCTCTTTGGCTGGAATCTGGCCAGAAAGGGACTGCTCGGCAAATATACCGACCTCACCATAGCCTACTTAAGCCATTTGCATCATTATCCCCTCTTAAGCCTCGATGGCTATTTTCAGCGGCTTGGAGAGCGGGGGATTATTCAGGTGATTCGCTTCTAA
- a CDS encoding type II toxin-antitoxin system Phd/YefM family antitoxin — translation MKTGSLREVKEQLSNFIAKSQKEAVLITKHGKPTALVMGIEGHDMEDVFYMTNPQFWKMIKSRREQKSIPWRKAKRQLS, via the coding sequence ATGAAAACAGGAAGCTTGAGAGAGGTAAAGGAGCAATTAAGCAATTTTATAGCCAAGTCGCAAAAAGAGGCTGTGCTCATAACAAAACATGGCAAACCGACGGCGCTTGTCATGGGTATTGAGGGCCACGACATGGAAGATGTCTTCTACATGACCAATCCTCAATTCTGGAAAATGATAAAATCCCGGCGGGAACAGAAGTCCATTCCATGGAGAAAAGCGAAACGACAGCTGTCTTGA